A window of Belonocnema kinseyi isolate 2016_QV_RU_SX_M_011 chromosome 9, B_treatae_v1, whole genome shotgun sequence contains these coding sequences:
- the LOC117180398 gene encoding uncharacterized protein DDB_G0284459-like isoform X5, whose amino-acid sequence MNEYNSKHDSSLSKDIENLKCEIITKLNTSDSQDTHVEEHSRGITKTHSFAGSDISKTSLTSSENTDASIITTTTEGSPSLLSTEGFCEGESTDVSPGSTLNKSSRCTPTTATDSENETMTILDDEDTMIDDEGSKFSKRRYGVLRAKTLNIISNSQIHEVPKMVRTDSKDDGMDCNFVSDEEERQEPIYVNACTENNVRNLQGVTRTNDDCSNNNNVNVISKLEPEEQTQEETSGNWYSDPDEDRMNDDVFRHTSYRPNSKHNSVLECVNQILLRDMEEDESVLSIPRRFKHRGKIVRFQPARLSDIESVGSEMERRNSEENPVDGDPANENEPSDNDTESGAFEATISEDEFGMRLDEPSDTILEPETNIDEDEKPRPIVIIEPKVESEETLGNSLSFPIPQKPQVPPNLSPTLKMERIEEKTCLQMSAKGLTLAKNLDYEDIESLPEALSPPPPPPKTPPALPPKPQFMNNTLVLKKIPSPSFLINETRKKQLNESDAEQGKKLLTFASPIKTSSTTSSSVKSLRFDEEFNKSSGSDSSVWKNRFNNIRSSFHSRQGSSNVKEEQKRKFPRVTNIVRHFEEFKIGGENDDRLNDRIKPRDRNVLVSQFDEDLDIRQNFEEFNLDDCDLSDDPDRPEGDGSETLTSTGVITGPIENSMKNKDNNNVDIPIDNTNSGYDHFLEATGLSTKSILTPSRLLSNHKSMLKPKDVKYKHKVKANAVLEKHSLTTTGPSQTHVRHWTGPFV is encoded by the exons ATGAATGAATACAACTCGAAGCATGATAGCAGCTTGAGCAAGGACATCGAGAACCTAAAGTGCGAAATCATCACAAAGCTGAACACCTCCGATTCTCAAGACACCCACGTCGAAGAGCACTCTCGAGGAATAACGAAGACCCACAGCTTCGCTGGAAGCGATATTTCGAAAACCAGCTTGACCAGCAGTGAAAATACAGACGCTTCTATCATCACGACAACCACCGAAGGTAGTCCTTCCCTGTTAAGTACTGAGGGCTTTTGCGAAGGCGAGAGCACAGACGTTTCTCCAGGTTCTACGTTGAACAAGTCGAGCAGGTGCACACCTACCACTGCCACTGATAGTGAAAATGAAACCATGACGATTCTCGATGATGAAGACACTATGATAGACGACGAGGGAagtaaattctcaaaaagaagATATGGTGTGCTGAGGGCAAAGACCTTGAATATCATTAGCAACTCACAAATTCATGAAGTACCAAAAATGGTCCGGACTGATAGCAAAGATGATGGGATGGACTGCAATTTTGTTTCTGATGAAGAGGAGAGACAAGAACCTATTTATGTGAACGCTTGTACAGAAAATAATGTTAGGAATTTGCAAGGAGTGACCAGAACAAATGATGACTGCAGCAATAATAATAACGTTAATGT aatttccaAACTCGAACCAGAAGAACAGACCCAGGAGGAGACGAGTGGAAACTGGTATAGTGACCCCGACGAGGATAGGATGAACGATGATGTTTTCAGGCACACATCTTATCGGCCAAACAGCAAACACAATTCCGTCCTCGAGTGTGTTAATCAAATCCTTCTCAGGGACATGGAGGAAGATGAAAGTGTCCTCTCGATCCCCAGGCGATTTAAACACCGAGGAAAAATTGTCCGCTTCCAACCAGCAAGACTCTCAGACATAGAATCAGTTGGTTCAGAAATGGAAAGGCGAAACTCCGAAGAAAACCCAGTCGATGGTGATCCAGCCAACGAAAACGAGCCATCAGACAATGATACCGAATCGGGTGCCTTCGAAGCTACTATCTCGGAGGACGAATTCGGTATGAGACTTGACGAACCATCTGATACAATCTTGGAACCTGAAACCAATATTGATGAAGACGAGAAACCTAGACCAATTGTGATCATAGAACCTAAGGTTGAATCCGAAGAGACTTTAGGAAATTCTCTTTCCTTCCCTATTCCTCAAAAGCCGCAGGTGCCTCCAAATTTAAGTCCAACCTTGAAAATGGAAAGGATTGAGGAAAAGACTTGTCTTCAGATGTCCGCCAAGGGTCTGACATTAGCAAAGAATCTGGACTACGAGGACATCGAATCGCTTCCAGAAGCACTctcaccaccaccaccaccaccaaaGACTCCACCTGCTCTTCCACCAAAGCCACAATTCATGAACAATACACTAGTTTTGAAGAAGATTCCTAGTCCCTCGTTTTTGATCAATGAAACTCGAAAGAAGCAGCTGAATGAATCTGATGCTGAACAGGGCAAGAAGCTACTTACCTTTGCTTCGCCGATCAAGACCTCAAGCACTACTTCATCATCTGTGAAGAGTCTTAGGTTTGATGAGGAGTTTAACAAGTCCAGTGGAAGTGACTCAAGTGTCTGGAAGAATAGGTTCAATAATATTAGATCGTCTTTCCACTCTAGACAGGGGTCTAGTAATGTGAAAGAAGAACAGAAGAGAAAATTTCCCAGGGTGACGAATATTGTCAGgcattttgaagagtttaaaattGGCGGAGAAAATGATGATCGACTCAACGATCGCATCAAGCCTCGAGACAG GAATGTGCTGGTTTCGCAGTTCGACGAGGATCTCGACATCAGGCAGAATTTCGAGGAGTTCAACCTGGACGATTGTGACCTTTCTGATGATCCAGATCGACCCGAAGGTGATGGATCTGAGACTCTGACGAGCACAGGTGTAATCACAGGGCCGATTGAGAACTCGATGAAGAATAAGGACAATAATAACGTCGATATTCCCATCGATAACACTAATAGCGGTTACGACCACTTCTTAGAAGCCACGGGCCTTAGCACGAAGTCAATCTTGACACCATCAAGACTCCTCAGCAACCACAAAAGCATGCTCAAGCCAAAGGACGTCAAATACAAGCACAAAGTCAAGGCCAACGCTGTCCTTGAAAAACACAGTCTCACGACAACTGGACCAAGTCAGACTCACGTCAGACATTGGACTGGTCCGTTTGTTTGA